Proteins co-encoded in one Arachis hypogaea cultivar Tifrunner chromosome 11, arahy.Tifrunner.gnm2.J5K5, whole genome shotgun sequence genomic window:
- the LOC112720753 gene encoding homogentisate phytyltransferase 1, chloroplastic isoform X3 codes for MSNFGILLSAMPYPAVSSQDIVSPSSAEIIRHISSIFYWCVGEFSSFQAMVAALFMNIYIVGLNQLSDIEIDKINKPYLPLASGEYSVGTGVTIVASFSFLVHGHCFGLFSSVLCLELLIQLINLFCRNWWYFLSNFRIYGF; via the exons ATGAGCAACTTTGGGATTCTCCTTTCAGCCATGCCTTACCCAGCTGTCTCAAGCCAAGACATTGTCTCTCCTAGCAGTGCAGAAATCATCAGACATATCTCCTCTATTTTTTACTGGTGTGTTGGAG AGTTTTCTTCGTTTCAGGCTATGGTAGCTGCCTTGTTTATGAATATTTATATTGTTGGATTGAATCAATTGTCGGATATTGAAATAGACAAG ATAAACAAGCCATATCTTCCATTGGCATCTGGTGAATATTCCGTTGGAACTGGTGTCACAATTgttgcatcattttcatttctG GTTCATGGCCATTGTTTTGGGCTCTTTTCATCAGTTTTGTGCTTGGAACTGCTTATTCAATTGAT AAATTTGTTCTGCAGAAATTGGTGGTATTTCCTCTCAAACTTCAGAATTTATGGCTTTTGA
- the LOC112720753 gene encoding homogentisate phytyltransferase 1, chloroplastic isoform X1 → MSNFGILLSAMPYPAVSSQDIVSPSSAEIIRHISSIFYWCVGEFSSFQAMVAALFMNIYIVGLNQLSDIEIDKINKPYLPLASGEYSVGTGVTIVASFSFLNFWLGWIVGSWPLFWALFISFVLGTAYSIDKFVLQKLVVFPLKLQNLWLLNNYMGTVWIRGEWLKS, encoded by the exons ATGAGCAACTTTGGGATTCTCCTTTCAGCCATGCCTTACCCAGCTGTCTCAAGCCAAGACATTGTCTCTCCTAGCAGTGCAGAAATCATCAGACATATCTCCTCTATTTTTTACTGGTGTGTTGGAG AGTTTTCTTCGTTTCAGGCTATGGTAGCTGCCTTGTTTATGAATATTTATATTGTTGGATTGAATCAATTGTCGGATATTGAAATAGACAAG ATAAACAAGCCATATCTTCCATTGGCATCTGGTGAATATTCCGTTGGAACTGGTGTCACAATTgttgcatcattttcatttctG AATTTTTGGCTTGGTTGGATTGTAGGTTCATGGCCATTGTTTTGGGCTCTTTTCATCAGTTTTGTGCTTGGAACTGCTTATTCAATTGAT AAATTTGTTCTGCAGAAATTGGTGGTATTTCCTCTCAAACTTCAGAATTTATGGCTTTTGAACAATTATATGGGAACTGTTTGGATAAG aggTGAATGGTTGAAAAGTTGA
- the LOC112720753 gene encoding homogentisate phytyltransferase 1, chloroplastic isoform X4, whose translation MVAALFMNIYIVGLNQLSDIEIDKINKPYLPLASGEYSVGTGVTIVASFSFLNFWLGWIVGSWPLFWALFISFVLGTAYSIDKFVLQKLVVFPLKLQNLWLLNNYMGTVWIR comes from the exons ATGGTAGCTGCCTTGTTTATGAATATTTATATTGTTGGATTGAATCAATTGTCGGATATTGAAATAGACAAG ATAAACAAGCCATATCTTCCATTGGCATCTGGTGAATATTCCGTTGGAACTGGTGTCACAATTgttgcatcattttcatttctG AATTTTTGGCTTGGTTGGATTGTAGGTTCATGGCCATTGTTTTGGGCTCTTTTCATCAGTTTTGTGCTTGGAACTGCTTATTCAATTGAT AAATTTGTTCTGCAGAAATTGGTGGTATTTCCTCTCAAACTTCAGAATTTATGGCTTTTGAACAATTATATGGGAACTGTTTGGATAAG ATGA
- the LOC112720753 gene encoding homogentisate phytyltransferase 1, chloroplastic isoform X2, whose amino-acid sequence MSNFGILLSAMPYPAVSSQDIVSPSSAEIIRHISSIFYWCVGEFSSFQAMVAALFMNIYIVGLNQLSDIEIDKINKPYLPLASGEYSVGTGVTIVASFSFLNFWLGWIVGSWPLFWALFISFVLGTAYSIDKFVLQKLVVFPLKLQNLWLLNNYMGTVWIR is encoded by the exons ATGAGCAACTTTGGGATTCTCCTTTCAGCCATGCCTTACCCAGCTGTCTCAAGCCAAGACATTGTCTCTCCTAGCAGTGCAGAAATCATCAGACATATCTCCTCTATTTTTTACTGGTGTGTTGGAG AGTTTTCTTCGTTTCAGGCTATGGTAGCTGCCTTGTTTATGAATATTTATATTGTTGGATTGAATCAATTGTCGGATATTGAAATAGACAAG ATAAACAAGCCATATCTTCCATTGGCATCTGGTGAATATTCCGTTGGAACTGGTGTCACAATTgttgcatcattttcatttctG AATTTTTGGCTTGGTTGGATTGTAGGTTCATGGCCATTGTTTTGGGCTCTTTTCATCAGTTTTGTGCTTGGAACTGCTTATTCAATTGAT AAATTTGTTCTGCAGAAATTGGTGGTATTTCCTCTCAAACTTCAGAATTTATGGCTTTTGAACAATTATATGGGAACTGTTTGGATAAG ATGA